The following proteins are encoded in a genomic region of Glycine max cultivar Williams 82 chromosome 18, Glycine_max_v4.0, whole genome shotgun sequence:
- the LOC100816580 gene encoding cationic peroxidase 1 produces the protein MASHHLQYLVLAIATLLTISSHAQLTPDFYNNVCPQALPIIKSVVQRAIFRERRIGASLLRLHFHDCFVNGCDGSILLDDTPNFTGEKTALPNINSIRGLEVVDEIKAAVDRACKRPVVSCADILAVAARDSVSILGGSLYWYKVLLGRRDSRTASKDAANSNLPPPFFSLSQLLSSFQSHGLDLKDLVALSGAHTIGFAQCATFRNRIYNDTNIDPNFASSLQGTCPRSGGDSNLAPLDRFSPSRVDTSYYTSLLSKKGLLHSDQELFKGDGGESDTLVKLYSRNPFAFARDFKASMIKMGNMKPLIGNAGEIRVNCRSVN, from the exons ATGGCTTCTCATCATCTCCAATATCTTGTGCTTGCCATAGCCACACTTCTCACAATCTCTTCACATGCACAACTCACTCCTGATTTTTACAACAATGTTTGCCCTCAGGCACTGCCTATCATTAAGTCAGTTGTTCAACGAGCAATATTTCGTGAACGGCGCATTGGAGCATCTTTACTTCGTTTGCACTTCCATGACTGTTTTGTCAAT GGCTGTGATGGATCAATTCTGCTGGATGACACCCCCAACTTCACTGGGGAGAAGACTGCCCTTCCAAATATTAACTCAATAAGAGGTTTGGAGGTGGTTGATGAAATTAAAGCAGCCGTTGACAGAGCTTGCAAACGTCCCGTGGTATCATGTGCAGATATCTTAGCTGTAGCCGCTCGTGATTCTGTGTCCATA TTGGGAGGCTCACTCTACTGGTACAAAGTGTTACTAGGCAGAAGGGATTCAAGAACTGCTAGCAAAGATGCTGCAAACTCAAATCTTCCACCCCCATTTTTCAGCCTCTCTCAGCTACTTTCAAGTTTTCAGTCTCACGGCTTAGACCTCAAAGATCTCGTGGCTCTCTCTGGTGCACACACCATTGGATTCGCGCAATGCGCCACCTTTAGGAACAGGATCTACAATGACACCAACATAGACCCCAACTTTGCATCTTCTCTTCAGGGTACGTGCCCTAGAAGTGGTGGAGACAGCAATCTAGCTCCGTTGGATCGTTTCTCTCCCTCAAGAGTTGACACTTCGTACTATACCTCTTTGCTGAGTAAAAAGGGTCTCCTTCATTCTGATCAAGAGCTCTTCAAAGGAGATGGTGGTGAGAGTGACACTTTGGTGAAGCTCTACAGCAGGAACCCTTTTGCTTTTGCTAGAGATTTTAAGGCTTCCATGATCAAGATGGGTAACATGAAGCCTCTTATTGGGAATGCTGGAGAGATCAGAGTCAATTGTAGAAGTGTCAACTAA
- the LOC100811250 gene encoding U-box domain-containing protein 4, protein MGVMEISLLKMIVNGMSSFLHLSFSGNMNSEPVSKYYQKAEEIHKLLKPIIDAIVNPELASDEVLNKILEEIGFAVNELKEHVENWHLLSSKVYFVMQVEPLISRIRTSGLNIFQQLKDSQHCLPDELSSEYLQLCSQKLKLLGHEEISPVIKEAITEHLENVGPSSELLTKIADSLGLRSNQEVLIEAVALERLKENAEQTEKTAEAEFIDQMIAVVTRMHERLVMLKQAQSSSPVSIPADFCCPLSLELMTDPVIVASGQTYERAFIKNWIDLGLTVCPKTRQTLVHTHLIPNYTVKALIANWCESNNVQLVDPTKSTNLNQASVLHGYMESGTTRESPVFAHSRSNQPSSPESARSCSFSSPANNLTSGGTQREGTSPLHPRSTSEGSFRGMVNGQYMDLARISPEGLDDRSASSDESSVDSASHPSMSPSRRESSSAFSSEQSQTHIRAVSDSSALSNANFPQETQDDDNNAPQLSTSAGHSREASGELNPGTETGGTTAVPSVHREPEFPLRLETRSRSQAIWRRPSERHVPRIVSSPVVETRADLSAIETQVRNLVEGLRSSDVDTQREATAELRLLAKHNMDNRIAIANCGAINLLVDLLQSTDTTIQENAVTALLNLSINDNNKTAIANAGAIEPLIHVLETGSPEAKENSAATLFSLSVIEENKIFIGRSGAIGPLVELLGSGTPRGKRDAATALFNLSIFHENKNRIVQAGAVRHLVDLMDPAAGMVDKAVAVLANLATIPEGRNAIGDEGGIPVLVEVVELGSARGKENAAAALLHLCLHSPKFSSKVLQQGAVPPLVALSQSGTPRAKEKAQALLNQFKSQRHGSSGRG, encoded by the exons GTGTTATGGAGATATCATTGTTAAAAATGATCGTAAATGGAATGTCctcatttttgcatttatctTTTTCTGGAAACATGAACTCTGAACCTGTCTCAAAGTATTACCAGAAGGCAGAGGAGATACATAAGTTGTTGAAGCCAATCATTGATGCAATTGTTAATCCTGAGTTAGCTTCTGATGAAGTGCTTAATAAGATATTGGAAGAAATTGGTTTTGCTGTTAATGAGTTAAAGGAGCATGTTGAGAACTGGCACCTATTATCTAGCAAAGTATACTTT GTTATGCAAGTTGAACCCCTGATATCAAGAATTCGCACTTCAGGGCTCAATATTTTCCAGCAGCTGAAGGATTCTCAGCATTGTCTCCCTGATGAATTAAGTTCTGAATATTTACAG CTCTGTTCACAAAAACTTAAGCTTTTGGGACATGAAGAAATCTCCCCAGTCATTAAGGAAGCTATTACAGAACACTTGGAAAATGTAGGACCCAGTTCAGAGCTCCTGACAAAAATAGCTGATAGCCTGGGCCTAAGGTCTAATCAGGAGGTTCTTATTGAGGCAGTGGCCCTCGAAAGGTTGAAGGAGAATGCTGAACAAACTGAAAAGACTGCAGAAGCTgaattcattgatcaaatgattGCTGTTGTAACGCGAATGCATGAGCGTCTTGTTATGCTTAAACAAGCCCAGAGTAGCAGCCCAGTTTCAATACCTGCTGATTTTTGTTGTCCTCTTTCTTTGGAGTTGATGACTGATCCCGTGATTGTGGCATCAGGGCAAACATATGagcgagctttcatcaagaactGGATTGATCTTGGGCTTACTGTTTGTCCAAAGACACGTCAGACTCTGGTTCATACCCACTTAATACCTAATTATACTGTAAAAGCACTAATTGCAAATTGGTGTGAATCAAACAATGTGCAACTGGTTGATCCCACAAAATCCACAAATTTAAATCAAGCATCTGTCCTTCATGGTTATATGGAATCTGGTACAACCAGGGAATCACCTGTTTTTGCTCATTCCAGGAGCAACCAGCCATCCTCACCTGAGTCAGCACGTTCTTGTTCTTTTAGTTCACCAGCTAATAACTTAACTTCTGGTGGAACTCAGCGAGAGGGAACATCACCTTTGCATCCCCGTTCAACTTCAGAAGGCTCCTTCAGAGGTATGGTTAATGGGCAATATATGGATCTTGCTAGAATATCTCCTGAAGGTTTGGATGACAGGTCTGCTAGCTCAGATGAAAGCAGTGTGGATTCAGCTAGCCATCCATCAATGTCACCATCTAGAAGGGAATCTTCCAGTGCCTTCAGCTCTGAACAATCTCAAACCCATATTAGAGCTGTTTCTGATTCCAGTGCACTTTCTAATGCAAATTTTCCCCAAGAAACACAAGATGATGACAACAATGCTCCTCAGCTGTCAACAAGTGCAGGGCACAGTAGAGAAGCTTCTGGTGAATTAAATCCAGGGACAGAAACTGGTGGTACTACTGCCGTGCCATCAGTGCATAGAGAACCTGAGTTCCCACTCCGATTGGAGACAAGGTCTCGAAGTCAAGCCATTTGGAGGCGGCCATCAGAGAGGCATGTTCCTAGGATAGTATCTTCTCCTGTTGTTGAAACAAGAGCTGATCTTTCTGCTATTGAAACCCAGGTTCGGAATTTGGTTGAGGGGTTGAGGAGCTCTGATGTTGATACTCAGAGAGAGGCAACAGCAGAACTCCGCCTTCTTGCTAAGCACAATATGGATAATAGAATTGCGATTGCAAACTGTGGAGCCATTAACTTATTAGTTGATTTACTTCAATCAACTGATACAACAATCCAAGAAAATGCTGTTACTGCACTTCTAAACTTGTCAATCAATGATAACAACAAAACTGCAATTGCAAATGCTGGTGCAATTGAACCTCTGATTCATGTGCTTGAGACTGGGAGCCCAGAAGCCAAGGAGAATTCAGCTGCCACTCTTTTCAGCTTATCAGTGATTGAGGAAAACAAGATTTTCATAGGGAGGTCTGGGGCTATTGGACCACTGGTAGAATTATTGGGAAGTGGAACCCCTCGGGGAAAGAGAGATGCTGCCACTGCtttatttaatttgtcaatATTTCATGAAAACAAGAATCGGATTGTGCAAGCTGGTGCTGTGAGGCACCTTGTGGACTTAATGGACCCAGCAGCTGGAATGGTTGACAAGGCGGTTGCCGTCTTAGCAAATCTTGCCACAATTCCAGAAGGAAGAAATGCAATTGGTGATGAAGGTGGTATTCCTGTTCTGGTTGAGGTTGTGGAGTTGGGTTCTGCGAGAGGAAAGGAGAATGCAGCTGCAGCTCTTCTACATCTTTGCTTACATAGTCCCAAATTTTCAAGCAAGGTGCTTCAACAAGGAGCTGTCCCGCCATTAGTAGCTTTATCACAGTCAGGCACCCCAAGGGCCAAAGAAAAG GCTCAGGCTCTCCTCAATCAATTTAAAAGTCAAAGACATGGGAGTTCTGGGAGGGGCTGA
- the LOC100816056 gene encoding peroxidase 4-like precursor, translating to MASNIQTLLVLVLATLGTFMIPSNAQLTPNFYKKVCPQALPIIRSVVHRAIIRERRIGASLLRLHFHDCFVNGCDGSVLLDDTHNFTGEKTALPNLNSIRGLEVVDEIKAAVDKACNRPAVSCADILAIAARDSVAILGGPHLWYGVLLGRRDARTASKDAANANLPPPFFNFSQLLSNFNSHGLDLKDLVALSGGHTIGFARCTTFRDRIYNDTMANINPTFAASLRKTCPRVGGDNNLAPLDPTPATVDTSYFKELLCKKGLLHSDQELYKGNGSESDKLVELYSRNPFAFARDFKASMIKMGNMKPLTGNKGEIRRNCRRVN from the exons ATGGCTTCTAATATTCAAACTCTGCTTGTGCTTGTTCTGGCAACATTGGGAACATTTATGATCCCTTCCAATGCACAGCTTACTCCTAATTTCTATAAGAAAGTTTGTCCCCAGGCATTGCCAATCATAAGGTCTGTCGTTCACCGAGCAATTATTCGTGAACGACGCATTGGAGCCTCCTTGCTGCGTTTGCATTTCCATGACTGCTTTGTTAAT GGTTGTGATGGATCAGTTCTACTGGATGACACGCACAACTTCACTGGCGAGAAAACAGCCCTACCTAATCTGAATTCAATAAGAGGTTTGGAAGTGGTTGATGAGATTAAGGCAGCGGTTGACAAAGCTTGCAACCGTCCTGCTGTATCATGTGCAGATATCTTAGCTATAGCTGCTCGTGATTCTGTGGCCATA TTAGGGGGTCCACACCTATGGTACGGCGTGTTACTAGGCAGAAGAGACGCGAGAACAGCAAGCAAGGATGCTGCAAACGCCAATCTCCCTCCTCCATTTTTCAACTTCTCACAGCTTCTCTCCAACTTCAACTCTCACGGATTAGACCTCAAAGATCTTGTGGCACTCTCTGGTGGCCACACCATAGGGTTTGCAAGGTGCACTACCTTCAGGGACCGCATCTACAACGACACCATGGCCAACATAAACCCTACTTTTGCAGCCTCTTTGAGGAAAACATGCCCTAGAGTTGGCGGTGACAACAACTTGGCACCGTTGGATCCAACTCCTGCAACGGTTGACACTTCATACTTCAAGGAATTGCTGTGCAAAAAGGGTCTCCTTCATTCGGATCAAGAACTCTACAAGGGAAATGGCAGTGAAAGTGACAAGTTGGTGGAGCTTTATAGCAGGAACCCTTTTGCATTTGCTAGAGATTTCAAGGCTTCTATGATCAAGATGGGTAACATGAAGCCTCTCACAGGGAACAAAGGAGAGATCAGACGCAACTGCAGaagagttaattaa
- the PER1 gene encoding peroxidase precursor, with the protein MALSPIRSSSFSSSAIVALAVLLLLTGTSSANLSKNFYSKTCPNVFNTVKSVVKSAVVREPRIGASIVRLFFHDCFVQGCDGSILLDDTPTFQGEKTAAANNNSVRGFEVIDAIKSEVEKICPGVVSCADILDIASRDSVVLLGGPFWKVRLGRRDSRTANFTAANTGVIPPPTSNLTNLITRFRDQGLSARDMVALSGAHTFGKARCTSFRDRIYNQTNIDRTFALARQRRCPRTNGTGDNNLANLDFRTPNHFDNNYFKNLLIKRGLLNSDQVLFNGGSTDSLVRTYSQNNKAFDTDFVKAMIRMGDIKPLTGSQGEIRKNCRRVN; encoded by the exons ATGGCACTTTCTCCTattcgttcttcttctttctcttcatcaGCTATTGTTGCATTGGCTGTGTTACTGCTTCTTACAGGGACCTCTTCAGCTAACCTCTCAAAGAACTTCTATTCCAAGACATGTCCCAACGTTTTCAACACTGTAAAATCTGTAGTTAAATCTGCTGTTGTCAGAGAACCTCGCATTGGGGCATCTATTGTTCGTCTCTTCTTCCATGACTGCTTTGTTCAA GGCTGTGATGGGTCAATACTACTTGATGACACTCCAACCTTCCAGGGGGAGAAAACTGCAGCTGCTAACAACAATTCAGTGAGAGGCTTTGAAGTAATTGATGCTATCAAGTCTGAGGTCGAGAAAATATGCCCTGGTGTGGTCTCATGTGCTGATATCTTGGACATTGCTTCTCGTGACTCTGTTGTTCTT CTTGGAGGGCCATTTTGGAAAGTTAGACTTGGAAGAAGGGATTCCAGAACTGCCAACTTTACTGCTGCTAACACTGGTGTTATTCCACCTCCCACATCTAACCTCACCAACCTTATCACAAGGTTTCGAGATCAAGGACTCTCTGCTAGGGACATGGTTGCTTTATCtg GAGCTCACACATTTGGCAAAGCAAGGTGTACTAGTTTCAGAGATCGCATATACAATCAAACCAACATTGATAGAACATTTGCATTGGCCAGGCAGAGGAGGTGTCCTAGGACTAATGGCACAGGTGACAACAATCTAGCAAATCTAGACTTCAGAACTCCAAATCATTTTGACAACAACTACTTCAAAAACCTTCTCATCAAAAGGGGACTCCTGAATTCTGATCAAGTGCTTTTCAATGGTGGATCCACTGATTCACTGGTAAGAACTTACAGCCAGAATAACAAGGCATTTGATACTGACTTTGTTAAAGCAATGATTAGGATGGGAGATATCAAACCCTTAACTGGGTCACAAGGTGAGATTAGGAAGAACTGCAGGAGAGTGAATTAA